In Natranaerovirga hydrolytica, the sequence CTATATCATTTAATTCTATTATAGCTTCTACATTTTCCAATTCGTCTGCCGTTTTAAATGTTTGATCCGCATGGTCATATACTTTGGGTTGTCTAAATCGAATCTCTAAACCTGGTCTTCCACCTGGCATTTCATCTCCTGGCAAATCAACATTGGTCTTATTATCACCATTCTCAACAATATGCGTTGGGTTAACCACAAACCCTTCTAAACTTCTAAGTACATTCATTTCACTCTCATTTCCTGAAGGTGCTTCCAAGTGAAAAGGTGTAATATGTCCTCTTTGTAATCCTTGTGTATAGAAGTAAAATTTTCCTGTTTGAAAATTCCATCTTAACTTTACATCTATGTTGTTAATGCGAAATGCTACCCCTGGATATTGAGTCGTTGTGCTTCTTGGAATATAAAATTCTATTGTCCCATCGTTCTCCACATCTTTGTTAACGCTTTTCCATTCTGGCGTTAATGCCTCATAATCCATTTCTAAATAAGAGCGATTCATTTCATCTTCCGTTATAGATTCAAAGTCCGTACCATTATGTTCAAGTACATCATAATTAACGGTTACCCCTTCTGGTGTATGTACAAAGGTTACTTCATTTTTAATATCATCGTTCAAATAATATTCTAATGTGTATGTACCATTTTGATCAAAATCCCACTCTAAAAATACTTCCTCATTTCCTGATACATTGGTTACCACATTAAGCATGTCATCGATTGTATCATTTCTACGCCACCTAAAACCTAAATCATCTGCGGCACTTATATTAACATCTGCAATAGACATTGCAAAGGTACTCACAATAAAAAAAGCCAACACAAGTATTATTCTTTTCCTCATACTTTACCTCCTCAATTCCCTGGTTATATTTTATGTACAACTTGGTAAAACTGTTATTATATGTATTTATATTATACACTATATATATCGACATTTTAATTACTTTTTTGAGCTTTGTAATAAAGTTGTAATCTAAATTATTGTATTAAAAATGGATGCCAAATATTTCATTTAGACATCCATCTTTATTATTTATGTTTTTGTGCCACTTCTATTCGAACGAGGGAACGTTTTAAAGATGCTTCTGCTCTTAACATATCCACTTCACTCTTGTGTTCGATCTTTTCTTTGGCTCTTTCTTTTGCTTTCATCGCTCTTTCTACATCTATTTCTTCTGGCCATTCTGCTGCATCTGCCAAAATTGTCACTTCATTTTCTTTTATCTCTGCAAAACCACCGTGAAGCGCTGCTCTTTTTTCGTCTTCACCTGTTTTTATTTTAACAACACCACTTTTAACTGTGGTTGTTAATGGTATGTGTCCTTTTAAAACACCTATGTCTCCTTCAGTTGTTGTAAAAGTCACCCTATTGATTTCTTCCTCACAAAACACTCTTTCCGGTGTAATGATTTGTAGTTTAAATAATGCGTCAGCCATTTAATCACCTAACCTTTGGCAATAACATCATCAATATTACCTGCTAATAAAAAAGCACCTTCTGGTATATCATCATGTTTACCCTCAAGTATCTCTCTAAAGCCCTGTACTGTTTCACTAACTGGTACATAACGTCCTTCTTTTCCAGTAAATTGTTGAGCAACGAAAAATGGTTGAGATAAGAAACGTTGTATCTTTCTTGCTCTAGAAACAATTAATTTATCTTCTTCTGATAATTCATCCATACCCAGTATGGCAATAATATCTTGAAGTTCTTTGTATTTTTGTAAGATTTCTTGAACACCACGAGCTACTTTATAATGCTCTTCTCCAACAATTCTTGGATCTAGTATTCTTGATGTTGAATCTAATGGGTCTACTGCTGGATATATACCAAGCTCAACAATGGAACGGCTTAATACTGTAGTTGCATCTAAGTGGGCGAATGTTGTTGCTGGCGCTGGATCTGTTAAATCATCTGCTGGCACATATACGGCTTGTACAGATGTAATAGAACCATTTTTAGTAGATGTAATACGCTCTTGCAAAGCACCCATCTCAGTTGCCAAGGTCGGTTGATACCCAACGGCACTTGGTACACGACCTAAAAGTGCTGACACTTCTGAACCTGCTTGTGTAAATCGGTATATATTATCCACAAATAATAATACGTCTCTTCCACCTTTGTCACGGAAGTATTCTGCCATTGTCAGTCCTGTTAATCCAACTCTCATTCTCGCTCCAGGTGGTTCATTCATTTGACCAAACACCATGGCTGTTTTGTCAATAACACCTGACTCTGCCATTTCATAATAAAGGTCGTTACCTTCTCTTGTTCTTTCACCAACACCAGTAAAAACAGAATATCCACCATGCTCTGTAGCAATATTTCTAATAAGCTCTTGGATCAGTACTGTTTTACCAACACCAGCTCCTCCAAACAAACCGATTTTACCACCCTTTTGGTATGGACATAACAAATCGACAACTTTTATACCTGTTTCAAGTATTTCTGTTTGAGTTGATTGTTCTTCAAACTTTGGTGCTTCTCTATGAATTGGCCAATAGTTAACATCTTCTGGTTCTGGTTTATTATCAATAGCGTTTCCTGTAACATTAAATATTCTACCTAATGTTTTTTCTCCTACAGGAACAGATATTGGGTCACCTGTATCCATTGCTTCCATCCCACGAACTAAACCATCTGTTCCACCCATAGCAATACATCTAACAGTGTCATCACCTAAATGCTGTGCTACTTCTACAATAAGTTTTTCTTCATTTTTTAGAGGTATTTCAACAGCATTCTTTAATGCAGGCAATTCGCTTTGGGAGAACTTTATATCTAGAACAGCACCAATGATTTGAGTGATCTTTCCAACACTTTTTTTTGACATTCATTTTTCACTCCTTTATTTAAGTGCTTCTGCTCCACCTACAATTTCTGATATCTCTTGAGTAATAGACGCTTGTCTAGCTCTATTATATTCCAGTGATAAATCATCTATTATTTCTTTTGCATTGTTCGTAGCTGAGTCCATTGCAGTCATTCTTGCACCGTGCTCACTTGCTACAGATTTCATTAACCCACCATATATAAGACTATATATGTATCTAGGGATCATAATATCCAACACATCTTCTTCTGATGGTTCATAATTCATTAAAGCACTTTTTTTATTATCTTCATCGTTATTTTTTTCAATTGGTAATAATTTTATCATTTTTGCTTCTTGGCTAATTGTTGAAATAAAATCAGTATAAATCAAATATATTTCGCTGATTTCTTTATTCAGATAATCCTCTAAAACTTTTTTTCCAATTTCAACGGCTTCATTATATTCCGGTCCTTCAATAACATGATTGTATTCTTGTACAATGTTATATTCTCTTCTTCTCAAACCATCAGTGGCTTTTTTACCTACTGGATAAACCCATTTGTTCTCTTTTTTTTCTGCATCATTAAGAATCAACTTAAGAACATTCGAATTGTATCCACCTGCTAACCCTCTGTTAGATGAAATAACAATGTAGCCTTTTTTCTCAGAGTCATTCCCTTCAATATATTGATGCTTGATATCTCCCGTTTGAGATAAAATGGAAGTAACGGTTTCATACATTTTATTGAAGTATTTTTCTGTTTCTTCCGCTTTTGTTTTAGCCTTTTGTAATTTTGCAGTGGCTACTAATTTCATTGCTTTCGTTATTTGTTGGGTACTCTGTATACTGGTTTTTCTTCGTTTAATATCTCTTATGGATGCCATAGCATCACACCTCTTTTAGAAATTCTTGTTTGAATTCTTCAATTGCTTTTATAACAGTGCCTTCAATTTCATCTGTAATGGATCCACTTTCTAGAATGGCTTTTTGCAAATCAGAATACTTTGTTTCAACAAATTCAAAGAATTTATTTTGGAACAATTGAATTTTATCAATGTCTATATCCATTAGATATTTCTTTGTTACTGCATATAAAATTAACACTTGGTCAGCTACTGACATTGGCTCGTATTGAGGTTGTTTCAACACTTCCATAATACGTTCACCTTGAGCTAATTTTTCTTTTGTATCTTTATCTAAGTCTGAACCAAACTGAGCAAACGCAGCTAACTCTCTATATTGAGCCAATTCTACACGAATTGGACCTGCAATTTTTTTCATTGCTTTTATTTGTGCTGCACCACCAACACGAGATACTGAAAGACCAGGGTTAATGGCAGGTCTTATCCCTGCATTAAACAATTCTGTTTCTAAATATATTTGACCATCTGTTATTGAGATAACATTGGTTGGTATATATGCAGATACATCACCTGCTTGAGTCTCAATGATTGGAAGGGCCGTTAAAGAACCACCACCATTTTCATCAGACAATCTTGCAGCACGCTCTAATAATCTTGAGTGCAAGTAAAATACATCTCCTGGATAAGCTTCTCGACCTGGAGGTCTTCTAAGCAGTAGTGACATCGCTCTATAGGCTACAGCATGTTTTGATAAATCATCGTATATGATTAATACATCTTTACCATTTTCCATCCACTCTTCACCTATTGTGCACCCTGAATAAGGGGAAATATATTGAAGAGGTGCCAGTTCACTTGCTGTGGATGTTACAATAGTGGTATAATCCATAGCACCATATTCTTCTAATGTATTTACAATTTGTGCTACTGTTGAAGCTTTTTGGCCTATTGCAACATAGATACACAAAACATCTTCATCTTTTTGGTTAATGATTGTATCAATAGCAACAGCTGTTTTACCTGTTTGTCTATCTCCTATAATCAACTCACGTTGCCCTCTACCTATTGGTACCATAGAGTCAACGGCTTTAATACCTGTTTGTAGAGGCGTATCTACTGATTTACGTTCAATAACTCCAGGTGCTACTCTCTCTATTTTACGATACTTATCTGTTTGTATGGGGCCTTTTCCGTCAATGGGTTGACCTAATGCGTTAACAACACGCCCGATCAAAGCATCACCTACTGGAACTTCTACCACACGTCCAGTCGCCTTTACAACAGCGCCTTCTCTAATACTTTCATCATCACCTAGTAAAACAGCACCTACATTATCTTGTTCTAGGTTAAGTACCATACCATATACATCTCCAGGGAATTCTAAAAGTTCCCCTGCCATTGCTTTTTCAAGTCCATGTATACGGGCGATACCATCTGCAACTTGAATAATCGTCCCTACATCTGAAACTTCTAAGTCATTTTTATATCTTTTAATTTGTTCTTTAATTACTGAACTTATTTCTTCTGGTTTTAAATTCATTTATCTGTAACACCGCCTTTCTTTTTGACTTCTAGGCTAATTGCATATTTCTAAGTTCTTTAGCCATTAAATCGATTTTCCCTTTTATGCTATTATCAACAATTCTATCGCCTATTCTAATTTTTAACCCACCAATAAGAGAAGATTCTACAACATACACTGGTTCTATACTTTTCTGAGTTAATTCTTTAAGGCGTTGTTCAACTTTTTCTTTTTGTGCATCGCTTAAATTTTTAGCAGAAGATATATGCGCAGCAACAATACCTTTCTCTTCTTTTATTGCATTTAACAATTCTCTTATAATCTCTACTATATAACTGTATCGATCTTTTTTTACGACAATCACTAATAAGCCTAGAAAATTTGCTGATATTTTTTCACTAAATGTTTTTTCTAAAATAGATATTTTATCTTCTTTAGAAATTTTCGGGTGATTTAATAGTGTTAAAAACTCTTCATTCTCGTTTAATATTTTTAATACAACTTGCGCTTCTTCTTCAATAGCATCAAGAGCATCTTCTTCTTTCGCTAATTGAAAAATTGCATTACTGTAGGTTTTTACTACTAATTCAGCCACGTTTGATCACCCATTTCATTAAGTGTTTGTTCAATCAATTCATTGTATTCTTTTTCTTCTATAGATTTAGCAACGAATTTTTCAGCTAAAACAGTAGCTATATCAATCATTTCTGTTTTAACATCTTCTTTTACCTTTTCTTTTTCTCTTTCAATTTCAAGATGCGCTCTTTCCATAATGCGTTTTGCTTCTTCTTTAGCTTTTTGTATAATTTCTTCTTCTTTTCCCATTGCTTTTTTTCTAGCATCAGAAAGTATAACATCTGCTTCTTTGTTTATATCTTTTAACTTCGTTTCATAATCCTCTTTTAGCTTTAAAGCATCCTTTTTTTGTTGACTTGCATCTTCAATATCTTTCCTTATTTTTTCTGAACGTTTTTCCATAAAGCTTCTTATTGGTTCATAAAGAAAATAACTCATTACAGCAAATAGTAGTAATAAAGTAATAATCATACCAACGCTGTCTAAAATAAGTTGCAAATCAAATCCAAATAATCTACCCAAATTTATTGCCTCCTTTCAGCTTAAGATAAGGAGCTTAAAATTATCCTATTAGATTCATGTAAGTGTTAATTAATGGATTCATAAATAATAACATAAGCGCTATTACGAAACCATAGATACCTGTTGTTTCTGCAATTGCAGCACCAACGATCATTGTACTTTGAACATCTGATTTTGCTCCTGGTTGTCTTCCTACTGCTTCTGCTGCCTTACCAGCTGCATACCCCTGTCCAATACCTGCACCTATACCAGCGATCATTGCTAATCCTGCACCTATAGCTGAGCAAGCTAATATCAAAGCTCTTCCATCGATTGATTCCATATTAATTCCTCCTTCAAATATTTAATAAGTTTTTTAATTTTTATATTTATTAACCCACTTTATGCTTTTATTCTCTAGCAAAAAAAATGAGTTGAATACAATTAAACCATTATTCCATTGCACCTGTTAATAAAACCATACTTAATATTGTAAATACAAATGCTTGTAAAAGGCCTGCAAAAATATCAAAATAAAAATGCAAAAACCCAGGTATACCTATATTCATAAACCATGGTGTTGAATAATACAAAGAAAGTAGCACTGTTCCACCAATAATATTTCCAAATAAACGGAAAGATAAAGAAACAGGATTTGCTAACTCCCCTATAACATTAATCGGTGTTAAAAATACAATTGGCTCAGTAAGGCCTTTCAAGTAACCACCTACACCTTTTGCCTTAATGCCGTAATACTGGAACATAAAAAACGAAATAATCGCCAATCCTAATGGCACAGCATAATCTGCAGTTGGTGGCCTTAATAATACTAAACCTGATAAATTTGATATAATCAAAAATACAAATAGTGTTAAAAAATAAGACGCAAATTTCTTCCCTTGCTGCCCCATCGTTGTTACGGCGAACTTGTCAAAAAGTTCTATGACCATCTCAACAAAATTTTGAAGTCCTGTAGGCACTTCTTGAAACCTCTTAAATCTTCTATTCACATAAATAGAGAATCCGATTAAGAACAGACTAATCATCAATACACTAAAATGTGTTGACCCAATCATCCATTCTATATCACCAATATTAATTACAAACAATTCTTCTATAGTGAAATCTGTCACACATACCACCTCACAAGTCTTTTTATTTATTTTAAAATGCATTGCGCATATTAAGTTTTATTAAATAAAGGCATTAAATAGATAGACATTTTTAGTAAGAAAAGACCTATTATTATACCTACCACTGTATCAGGATAAAATTTTATAGCCAATATTAAAATAACCATAATGATAAAATATCTACTAATTGATTTTTTTATGGTATAACTTTTTGCTTTTTCTGGAGATCGATCTAAAGCTTTATTCATACTTTTATTAATATCTATAAGTTGTAAAATTGCTGTTAATGTCCCGACTATAACACCTATAACAAAAGCTATGTTTTTAAAGAAAACAAAAGAAATTATTATTATTGTTAAAGATATAACTAACATTCCTTTTATTATACCTTTTAACAGTTTTTGTTGTGATTGATCTATCATTAATATCCCTTTCTTATGAATCTTTATTAAAAAATTTTGTTGTAATCACAAATAAATTACGCATTGCTGCCATTAAACCTAATATAATAAATATAACGGTTACAATACCATTAGCATTTAATTTTTCATCTAACCATTTGCCAAAAAAAATGCCAAATAATATAGGAATCATCATGACTAAAGCTATTTGATTTAACAACACAAGATACTTTAATACTTTAGGATCCATTTTTTATTAACTCCCATTTTCAAATATCAACTTGTAACGCAACTATTTGAATCTATTATACCATTTTTTTACAAATTGTCTACATTGAACACTTGGAATTTCTTTAGTACAATTAAACCATAATTGAACCATATTCTCAACCTTTTACAAGGATTTTTATTTGTTATGGCGTATTTTTGTGATATAATACAAATAAATAAAATTTCAACCTTAAATTTTGTTATAAAAAACCAAGGCGATTGATTAACTTGTATACATTTATATATGATACTAAATGCTTTTATTTACGTCAAGAAATATTTCTTTGTTTTTATTCATTTTTTTATCATTTTATTTTTCATAACCTGTATACAAGTGCCCATTTATTGTTTTTTGTTTAAGGTTTTTAGTTCTTTTTTATTAACCTATTAATTATAATTTACTATTGAACCATCAAAAACCAAGGAGGTAATATTATGGAAGCTGTTATTACAAATTTATATGTTACACAAAATGTAACCCTTATTACTTTGATTAATGTTCCTAGCAAAATTGGATCAAGAGCTGATATATTCAAATCTCTTGCTCAAGCAGATATAAACATTGATATGGTAAGTCAAACCACGCCTTTTAAAGAAGAGATTAACATTTCTTTTACCATTGATGATGAAGAACTGTTAAATGCTATTCAAGCACTTAAAACTTTCAAAGGGTCTATTCCTGATTTGAGAATTGAAGTGAACTCAAACAATAGCAAAATCTCACTGTTTGGGGACGCTATGAGACACACTTCTGGGGTATTTGCAGAGTCACTAGACTTGTTGGTGAGAGCAAATGTGGATGTAAAGATTGTAACAACGTCAGAAGCGGATATTTCTTATTTGATCTATTCTTCAGATGAGTCAAAGGCACTTTCTATATTAAGAGAACATTATAACATTGCATAATATAACAAAATGATTTCATAAAAAAAGCAACAAACAAAAACCCTTTTACAATTTGTGTTTTTGTTTGTTGCTTTTTTCTCTTACTATAATAAAATTATCTATCACCCAAACAATGAGCATTGTTGCCAACAGTATAAATGCCACTAAAGCATCGGTTAAGGCAAATAATATGCCTGCTAAACCAAAACAACTGCTAATACCATACAAAGTTAAAACCGCTCTTTTTTGACTATAACCTCTATCTACTA encodes:
- a CDS encoding F0F1 ATP synthase subunit epsilon, which gives rise to MADALFKLQIITPERVFCEEEINRVTFTTTEGDIGVLKGHIPLTTTVKSGVVKIKTGEDEKRAALHGGFAEIKENEVTILADAAEWPEEIDVERAMKAKERAKEKIEHKSEVDMLRAEASLKRSLVRIEVAQKHK
- the atpD gene encoding F0F1 ATP synthase subunit beta, translated to MSKKSVGKITQIIGAVLDIKFSQSELPALKNAVEIPLKNEEKLIVEVAQHLGDDTVRCIAMGGTDGLVRGMEAMDTGDPISVPVGEKTLGRIFNVTGNAIDNKPEPEDVNYWPIHREAPKFEEQSTQTEILETGIKVVDLLCPYQKGGKIGLFGGAGVGKTVLIQELIRNIATEHGGYSVFTGVGERTREGNDLYYEMAESGVIDKTAMVFGQMNEPPGARMRVGLTGLTMAEYFRDKGGRDVLLFVDNIYRFTQAGSEVSALLGRVPSAVGYQPTLATEMGALQERITSTKNGSITSVQAVYVPADDLTDPAPATTFAHLDATTVLSRSIVELGIYPAVDPLDSTSRILDPRIVGEEHYKVARGVQEILQKYKELQDIIAILGMDELSEEDKLIVSRARKIQRFLSQPFFVAQQFTGKEGRYVPVSETVQGFREILEGKHDDIPEGAFLLAGNIDDVIAKG
- the atpG gene encoding ATP synthase F1 subunit gamma, with product MASIRDIKRRKTSIQSTQQITKAMKLVATAKLQKAKTKAEETEKYFNKMYETVTSILSQTGDIKHQYIEGNDSEKKGYIVISSNRGLAGGYNSNVLKLILNDAEKKENKWVYPVGKKATDGLRRREYNIVQEYNHVIEGPEYNEAVEIGKKVLEDYLNKEISEIYLIYTDFISTISQEAKMIKLLPIEKNNDEDNKKSALMNYEPSEEDVLDIMIPRYIYSLIYGGLMKSVASEHGARMTAMDSATNNAKEIIDDLSLEYNRARQASITQEISEIVGGAEALK
- the atpA gene encoding F0F1 ATP synthase subunit alpha, producing the protein MNLKPEEISSVIKEQIKRYKNDLEVSDVGTIIQVADGIARIHGLEKAMAGELLEFPGDVYGMVLNLEQDNVGAVLLGDDESIREGAVVKATGRVVEVPVGDALIGRVVNALGQPIDGKGPIQTDKYRKIERVAPGVIERKSVDTPLQTGIKAVDSMVPIGRGQRELIIGDRQTGKTAVAIDTIINQKDEDVLCIYVAIGQKASTVAQIVNTLEEYGAMDYTTIVTSTASELAPLQYISPYSGCTIGEEWMENGKDVLIIYDDLSKHAVAYRAMSLLLRRPPGREAYPGDVFYLHSRLLERAARLSDENGGGSLTALPIIETQAGDVSAYIPTNVISITDGQIYLETELFNAGIRPAINPGLSVSRVGGAAQIKAMKKIAGPIRVELAQYRELAAFAQFGSDLDKDTKEKLAQGERIMEVLKQPQYEPMSVADQVLILYAVTKKYLMDIDIDKIQLFQNKFFEFVETKYSDLQKAILESGSITDEIEGTVIKAIEEFKQEFLKEV
- the atpH gene encoding ATP synthase F1 subunit delta, translating into MAELVVKTYSNAIFQLAKEEDALDAIEEEAQVVLKILNENEEFLTLLNHPKISKEDKISILEKTFSEKISANFLGLLVIVVKKDRYSYIVEIIRELLNAIKEEKGIVAAHISSAKNLSDAQKEKVEQRLKELTQKSIEPVYVVESSLIGGLKIRIGDRIVDNSIKGKIDLMAKELRNMQLA
- the atpF gene encoding F0F1 ATP synthase subunit B; protein product: MGRLFGFDLQLILDSVGMIITLLLLFAVMSYFLYEPIRSFMEKRSEKIRKDIEDASQQKKDALKLKEDYETKLKDINKEADVILSDARKKAMGKEEEIIQKAKEEAKRIMERAHLEIEREKEKVKEDVKTEMIDIATVLAEKFVAKSIEEKEYNELIEQTLNEMGDQTWLN
- the atpE gene encoding ATP synthase F0 subunit C, with translation MESIDGRALILACSAIGAGLAMIAGIGAGIGQGYAAGKAAEAVGRQPGAKSDVQSTMIVGAAIAETTGIYGFVIALMLLFMNPLINTYMNLIG
- the atpB gene encoding F0F1 ATP synthase subunit A encodes the protein MTDFTIEELFVINIGDIEWMIGSTHFSVLMISLFLIGFSIYVNRRFKRFQEVPTGLQNFVEMVIELFDKFAVTTMGQQGKKFASYFLTLFVFLIISNLSGLVLLRPPTADYAVPLGLAIISFFMFQYYGIKAKGVGGYLKGLTEPIVFLTPINVIGELANPVSLSFRLFGNIIGGTVLLSLYYSTPWFMNIGIPGFLHFYFDIFAGLLQAFVFTILSMVLLTGAME
- a CDS encoding ATP synthase subunit I, whose amino-acid sequence is MIDQSQQKLLKGIIKGMLVISLTIIIISFVFFKNIAFVIGVIVGTLTAILQLIDINKSMNKALDRSPEKAKSYTIKKSISRYFIIMVILILAIKFYPDTVVGIIIGLFLLKMSIYLMPLFNKT
- a CDS encoding AtpZ/AtpI family protein, with amino-acid sequence MDPKVLKYLVLLNQIALVMMIPILFGIFFGKWLDEKLNANGIVTVIFIILGLMAAMRNLFVITTKFFNKDS
- a CDS encoding ACT domain-containing protein, giving the protein MEAVITNLYVTQNVTLITLINVPSKIGSRADIFKSLAQADINIDMVSQTTPFKEEINISFTIDDEELLNAIQALKTFKGSIPDLRIEVNSNNSKISLFGDAMRHTSGVFAESLDLLVRANVDVKIVTTSEADISYLIYSSDESKALSILREHYNIA